CCCTCAGGGGATTCGCGCTGTCTCACCGCTGCTCGCGAATTCGGCCTCGTGTCTTCAGCTCGTCCCTGCCATGCGCTTCACTGCGCTGTTGATTCCATTCGTCACGACATCGATCGCGTTGGCCCAGGCGCCAACCGCCGTCGTGACTTTCGCATCGCGCGGGCCGCGTCGTGAACGCGCGAGCGAACGCGTCGGCGAACGTGTCAGCGAACGCGTTGGTGATCCGGCCCCACTGCCGGTACCGGCGCCCACGCGCGCCGTGAGCGCGCCGCATATCGACGGTCTCGACACGGACGACCTGTGGCGCACCGCCACGATCATCGACGCGTTCCGTCAGTGGGAGCCGATCGAGAATGGCGATCCGAGCTTCAAGACGGAGGCGCGCATCGCGTACGACGCGCGCAATCTGTATGTGATAGTGCGGATGTACGATCCGCATCCGGACAGCTTGCTGAGTGTGCTGCAGCGTCGCGACGGCATGGCGTTGAGCGATGACATCATCCTGGGCGTGGACTCGTATCACGACAAGCGCACGGGATACATGTTCCGTCTGACGCCCGCCGGGACGATGAGCGACGGGTACATGTTCAACGACGGCAACGAAGACTGGGGATGGAACGCGGTATGGGAAGGCGCCACCCACGTGGATTCGCTGGGGTGGACGGCGGAGTATCGCATTCCGCTCAGTCAGCTGCGCTATGTGCCAAGTGGTGACAACACGTTCGGCATCATGGTGATGCGGCGCATTGCGCGCAAAGGCGAGCGGCTGGCGTGGCCGCTCTTCCGGCGCTCGAAGACGGGCATGGTGAGCCAGTGGGCAGAGATGCCGGGCTTCGCCGGGCTGTCGGCGCCGCGTCGCATGGAGCTGCTGCCGTACAGTGTGGCCAAGTACGGCGCCAGCCCCAAGGGCGACGGCACGCCGCGCAACGCGGCCGCGTCGCAGATCGGGGCGGATGTGAAGCTGGGGCTCACGTCGAACATCACGCTCGATGCGGCGGTGAACCCCGATTTCGGCCAGGTCGAAGCCGATCCGGGCGTGCTGAACCTGACGGCGTTCGAGCCGTTTTTCGCGGAGCGGCGGCCGTTCTTCCTGGAGGGCGTGGGGATCTTCCGCTACGACATCGATTGCAACGATGGGCAGTGCACGGGTCTCTTCTACTCGCGCCGCATCGGGCGCGCACCCCAGCTCCGCAACACGTACGGTGACGCGGCCTCACCGTTGCAGAGCCGCATCCTGGGCGCGGCAAAGGTCACCGGTCGGCTCGGCAATGGCCTCTCCGTGGGGCTGCTCGATGCCGTGACCGGCGAGGCGCGCGGGGTGCAGCAGCGCACGATCGAGCCGCAGACGAACTACGCGGTGGTGCGGCTGCAGCAGGATCTGCGCGGCGGCAACAGTGGCGTGGGGCTCATGCTGACGAACACGGCGCGGCAGACCGACCAGTGGACGCGCGATGTCCTGCGAGACAACGCGTGGACGGGCGGGCTGGATGCGCGGCACCGCTTTGCAGGGAATCGCTGGCAGCTCACGGGGCAGCTCTCCGGTTCGCACGTCAGCGGCACGGCGCAGGCGATCGCGCTGACGCAGCGCTCCAATGTGCATCTGTATCAGCGCCCCGATGCCACGCATCTCCGGTACGACAGCACGCGCACGAACCTCATGGGCTGGTTCGCGGCCGCGTCGGTGGAGAAGCAGGGGGGCGGCCTGACGCGCTCCAACACGAGCGTCTGGTACATGACACCCGGCTACGAGATCAACGACCTGGGCTTCCGCACGCGGGCCGATGAAATGGGTGCCAGCACGTGGGTCGGGCTGATGCCAGTCAAGCCGGTGGGCAAGTTCCGGCGCGGCCAGCTCAATTTCAATGGTTGGATGACCGCGAACACGAGCGGCCTCGTCATCGGCAGCGGCGGCAACACCAATGCTTGGGGCGAGTTCAAGAACTTCTGGAGCGCGAACGGGGGCATCGGCGTGAACAACGTGATTCCGACCTACTCCGATCGCGATGCGCGTGGCGGTCCGGCGCTCTTCATGCCGCCGCGGGTGAACCTGTGGGCAAACCTCAACGGCGACAGTCGCAAGACCATCTCACCCAGCCTCGGGTTGAATGGTGGCCGACGCGTAGATGGGCTCGGAGGGAACTGGAATGTGAGCCTCGGCATGCAGGTGCGTCTGGGGACACAGTTCAACGGCAGCATCAACGCCGGCTACGGCCGCAACATCAACGACCAGCAGTGGAACGGCAACTTCGTGGACGGGGGCGTGACGAGTTATACCTTCGCGCGCCTCTATCAGAACACGAGCTCGGTCACCGCGCGCATGAACTACACGATCACGCCGACGCTCAGTGTGGAGAGCTATCTGCAGCCGTTCGTCGCGACGGGCACGTTCACCAACTGGCGTGCGCTGGCCGACGGCCGCTCGCGCGATGTGGAGACGCGCTTCCGCCCCTACACCACGCGCGGCGCGCCGGGCGGCTTCCGCTTTGGTCAGCTGCGCACGAACAACGTCGTGCGCTGGGAGTACCGTCCCGGATCGACGCTCTTCTTTGTCTGGAGCCAGGGGCGTGACGCGAGCGACGACGGCTCGGCGGGCGCGGAGGTCGGGCGCGCCTATTCGCAGATCTTCTCGCGGCGCCCCGACAACGTGTTCCTCGTGAAGGCGAGCTACTGGCTGGGGCGGTAGTGCGCGCGCGGGGGTCTCAGCCCCCGCGCCGAGCCTTCCACGCGGCGAGCATCTCCTTCTCCTTGGCCTCGGTGAGGACCCACTTGGCCGCCGCCTGCCGCTCGGCGGGGAGGGTACGGAACCACGCCAGCGTGTCGCGCACCGTATCGGCCACGGGGCGATAGGTGAGGCCCGCGGCGTGCGCG
The Gemmatimonadaceae bacterium DNA segment above includes these coding regions:
- a CDS encoding carbohydrate binding family 9 domain-containing protein, whose translation is MRFTALLIPFVTTSIALAQAPTAVVTFASRGPRRERASERVGERVSERVGDPAPLPVPAPTRAVSAPHIDGLDTDDLWRTATIIDAFRQWEPIENGDPSFKTEARIAYDARNLYVIVRMYDPHPDSLLSVLQRRDGMALSDDIILGVDSYHDKRTGYMFRLTPAGTMSDGYMFNDGNEDWGWNAVWEGATHVDSLGWTAEYRIPLSQLRYVPSGDNTFGIMVMRRIARKGERLAWPLFRRSKTGMVSQWAEMPGFAGLSAPRRMELLPYSVAKYGASPKGDGTPRNAAASQIGADVKLGLTSNITLDAAVNPDFGQVEADPGVLNLTAFEPFFAERRPFFLEGVGIFRYDIDCNDGQCTGLFYSRRIGRAPQLRNTYGDAASPLQSRILGAAKVTGRLGNGLSVGLLDAVTGEARGVQQRTIEPQTNYAVVRLQQDLRGGNSGVGLMLTNTARQTDQWTRDVLRDNAWTGGLDARHRFAGNRWQLTGQLSGSHVSGTAQAIALTQRSNVHLYQRPDATHLRYDSTRTNLMGWFAAASVEKQGGGLTRSNTSVWYMTPGYEINDLGFRTRADEMGASTWVGLMPVKPVGKFRRGQLNFNGWMTANTSGLVIGSGGNTNAWGEFKNFWSANGGIGVNNVIPTYSDRDARGGPALFMPPRVNLWANLNGDSRKTISPSLGLNGGRRVDGLGGNWNVSLGMQVRLGTQFNGSINAGYGRNINDQQWNGNFVDGGVTSYTFARLYQNTSSVTARMNYTITPTLSVESYLQPFVATGTFTNWRALADGRSRDVETRFRPYTTRGAPGGFRFGQLRTNNVVRWEYRPGSTLFFVWSQGRDASDDGSAGAEVGRAYSQIFSRRPDNVFLVKASYWLGR